A portion of the Acidisarcina polymorpha genome contains these proteins:
- a CDS encoding alpha/beta fold hydrolase, with product MLRKVYADWMYRWETALTTRDENRIVRPLEWGFDWLDDYIDRRNLRSKLFGPSQLPSPTDSAAQQAMLRLGADIVENSDTFFGYRTPDDFRLEERHPQLFPTNVRPETLQKDATLRQRAAAGKLAKAQFLRFTSPVRTMHPENDQVNARWYPATAEKQAGKPKQAIIVMPQWNADAFSHNALCALFNRFGISALRLSKPYHDIRRPAELERSDYAVSANIGRTISACRQAVIDIRCCLDWLESEGYEQFGVLGTSLGSCYAFIASAHDARLRVNAFNHAAMNFGDVVWTGQSTRHIREALEPVMTQAGLAELWRCISPISYLEKFAAATKKVLVVHATYDLTFRAEFSLQVLERFRAAGLDFVSKVLPCGHYTTGETPYKFIDGWYLGSFVYSAFRSIREAQPTAGARHNEHLHEMAVD from the coding sequence ATGCTTCGCAAGGTTTACGCAGACTGGATGTACCGCTGGGAGACGGCGCTGACGACCCGGGACGAAAACCGGATCGTTCGCCCCTTGGAATGGGGGTTCGACTGGCTCGACGACTATATCGACCGGCGTAATCTTCGGTCAAAGCTGTTTGGGCCGAGCCAATTGCCATCGCCGACTGATAGCGCCGCACAACAAGCCATGCTGCGCCTGGGCGCGGATATTGTCGAGAACAGCGACACCTTCTTCGGCTACCGGACGCCTGACGATTTCCGGTTAGAGGAGCGGCATCCGCAGCTATTTCCGACCAATGTGCGGCCGGAGACGCTGCAGAAAGACGCCACGCTGCGGCAGCGAGCAGCGGCGGGAAAGCTGGCCAAGGCGCAGTTCCTGCGATTTACCTCGCCGGTGCGAACGATGCACCCGGAGAACGATCAGGTCAACGCGCGGTGGTACCCGGCAACTGCTGAGAAACAGGCAGGAAAGCCCAAGCAGGCGATCATCGTGATGCCGCAGTGGAACGCGGACGCCTTCAGCCATAACGCCCTCTGTGCGTTGTTCAACCGGTTCGGCATCTCGGCGCTCCGGTTGAGCAAGCCTTACCATGACATCCGACGGCCGGCGGAGTTGGAGCGGTCCGACTATGCGGTGAGCGCCAACATCGGACGCACGATCTCGGCGTGCCGCCAGGCGGTGATCGATATCCGCTGCTGCCTCGATTGGCTCGAGTCGGAAGGATACGAGCAGTTCGGCGTGCTGGGCACGAGCCTGGGTTCGTGCTATGCCTTCATCGCCAGCGCGCATGACGCCCGGCTGCGGGTGAATGCATTCAACCATGCGGCGATGAATTTCGGCGACGTGGTGTGGACCGGGCAGAGCACGCGCCATATTCGCGAGGCGCTCGAGCCGGTGATGACGCAAGCCGGTTTGGCGGAGTTATGGCGGTGCATCAGCCCGATTTCCTACCTGGAAAAGTTCGCCGCGGCCACGAAGAAGGTGCTGGTGGTGCATGCCACCTACGATCTGACATTTCGCGCAGAGTTCTCGCTGCAGGTGCTGGAGAGGTTTCGCGCTGCTGGTCTGGACTTCGTCTCGAAGGTGCTTCCGTGCGGCCACTATACGACTGGCGAGACGCCGTATAAGTTCATCGACGGGTGGTATCTGGGATCCTTTGTTTACTCGGCGTTCAGGTCGATTCGGGAAGCGCAGCCAACTGCGGGAGCGCGACACAACGAGCACCTGCACGAGATGGCTGTCGATTAG
- the alr gene encoding alanine racemase: MHTRPVWAEISRHNLIANYLELRRLAREHVSAGASVEVLAVVKADAYGHGLRVCSPLLAGAGADWLGVTSVEEGVRARAVCPESSILVMSGLWHGEADAILEHRLTPLIWERFHLDLLENATQQRSIPDGSIAVHLEIDTGMSRQGVPIPDPQGKEVGAILERLRASPALRLEGVATHFSAPEVIDGEDTKRQRSCLEMAIELIAASGLRPRWIHAGNSATLLEGEQIEPLRQLAARIGAQLMLRPGLSLYGYAPRFSGAGELEADGRMAGSGLFPVLAWKTRVTSLRTIGPGEGAGYNATFRAERATRLALLPLGYADGLSRLLSNRGSVLVHGRRAPIAGRISMDQTIVDVTDIPGVEIGDEVVVLGKQGGVAIDAYELADLMGTIPYEVLCDIAERVPRVPVD, from the coding sequence ATGCACACTCGTCCTGTCTGGGCTGAAATCTCCCGTCACAACTTGATTGCGAACTATCTGGAGCTTCGCCGGCTTGCGAGGGAGCATGTTTCTGCTGGAGCGAGTGTTGAGGTCCTGGCCGTCGTGAAAGCAGACGCCTATGGGCACGGGCTGCGGGTGTGCTCTCCGCTGCTCGCCGGCGCCGGTGCGGACTGGCTTGGTGTGACCTCGGTCGAGGAGGGTGTACGTGCGCGGGCAGTGTGTCCGGAGTCGAGCATCCTGGTGATGTCAGGCCTCTGGCATGGCGAGGCAGACGCGATCCTCGAGCATCGCCTTACCCCGCTGATCTGGGAGCGTTTTCATCTGGACCTACTGGAGAACGCCACACAACAGCGTTCTATACCGGATGGTTCGATCGCCGTGCATCTGGAGATCGATACCGGGATGTCGCGGCAGGGCGTTCCCATCCCGGATCCGCAGGGGAAGGAAGTGGGCGCGATTCTGGAGAGACTGCGTGCCAGTCCGGCGCTGCGGTTGGAGGGCGTTGCGACTCATTTCAGCGCGCCCGAAGTTATAGACGGCGAGGATACGAAGCGGCAGAGGTCTTGTCTCGAAATGGCGATCGAGTTGATTGCCGCATCGGGGCTTCGGCCGCGGTGGATTCATGCGGGCAACTCGGCGACGCTACTCGAGGGGGAACAGATCGAGCCGCTGCGGCAATTGGCGGCGCGGATTGGAGCGCAGCTGATGCTGCGTCCTGGGCTCTCGCTGTATGGCTATGCCCCGCGCTTCAGTGGAGCGGGAGAACTGGAAGCGGATGGTCGGATGGCCGGGAGCGGACTCTTTCCCGTGCTTGCTTGGAAGACGCGAGTGACTTCGCTGCGCACGATTGGGCCGGGTGAGGGAGCAGGCTATAACGCGACCTTCCGTGCAGAGCGTGCGACGAGGCTGGCGCTCTTGCCGTTGGGCTATGCGGATGGATTGAGCCGTTTGCTTTCGAATCGCGGCAGCGTGCTGGTTCACGGCCGCCGGGCGCCGATCGCAGGGCGGATTTCGATGGATCAGACGATCGTCGATGTGACGGACATTCCCGGAGTAGAGATCGGCGATGAAGTGGTCGTCCTGGGCAAGCAAGGAGGCGTGGCCATTGACGCATACGAGCTTGCCGACCTCATGGGCACCATTCCTTACGAGGTGCTCTGCGACATCGCCGAACGCGTGCCGCGGGTGCCGGTCGACTAA
- a CDS encoding HU family DNA-binding protein — protein sequence MATTLTKTALVRQLAEKLELTNKQSAAFLDLLAETAVKETKKNGVFVIPGLGRLVKAERKARIGRNPQTGEQIKIKAKTVVKFRVAKAAKDVIAPPKK from the coding sequence ATGGCAACTACACTCACCAAGACAGCGCTCGTGCGGCAACTGGCAGAGAAGCTCGAACTGACGAACAAGCAATCGGCAGCTTTTCTGGACCTGCTCGCGGAGACCGCAGTTAAGGAAACGAAGAAGAACGGCGTTTTTGTCATCCCCGGATTGGGACGGTTGGTGAAGGCGGAGCGCAAGGCGCGCATCGGCCGCAACCCGCAGACCGGCGAGCAGATCAAGATCAAGGCGAAGACGGTGGTGAAGTTCCGCGTGGCCAAGGCCGCCAAAGACGTCATCGCTCCGCCGAAAAAGTAG
- a CDS encoding DUF2461 domain-containing protein produces MNARKATVKKADRPSAAKPMPSAANAYFNEESLKFLRGLKRNNRRDWFDPRKPLFETVLKAPMLKVIEEVTGAMVEFAPDHVRPAQMCMMRIYRDTRFSNDKTPYKKNVAAWWSRHGLEKTSGGGFYLHLSAEELMVAAGVYMPEREQLMAIRGFLLDHHEELRGLLAGKKLRQLFTPDYGELLSRPPKGFPKDHPAMDLLKCRQWALMAKLPVEEALKPGLVKRIVTYFRTAAPLVEWLNRPLIAAPKENRPLLFGLY; encoded by the coding sequence GTGAACGCCAGGAAAGCAACCGTGAAGAAGGCCGACAGGCCGAGTGCGGCGAAGCCAATGCCGAGTGCGGCGAACGCCTACTTCAATGAAGAGTCTCTGAAGTTCCTCCGTGGTCTGAAGCGCAATAACCGCCGCGACTGGTTCGATCCGCGCAAGCCGTTGTTCGAGACGGTATTGAAGGCGCCGATGCTGAAGGTGATCGAGGAGGTAACCGGAGCGATGGTGGAGTTCGCTCCCGACCATGTCAGGCCGGCGCAGATGTGCATGATGCGGATCTATCGCGACACGCGATTCTCGAACGACAAGACTCCTTACAAGAAGAATGTAGCGGCGTGGTGGTCGCGGCATGGCTTGGAGAAGACCTCAGGCGGCGGATTCTACTTGCATTTGTCGGCGGAAGAGTTGATGGTTGCCGCGGGCGTTTATATGCCGGAACGCGAGCAGCTGATGGCGATACGAGGATTTCTGCTCGACCATCATGAAGAGTTACGCGGCCTGCTTGCAGGGAAGAAACTGCGGCAGCTATTTACGCCGGATTATGGCGAGTTGCTGTCGCGGCCTCCCAAGGGATTTCCGAAGGACCATCCGGCGATGGACCTGTTGAAGTGCCGGCAGTGGGCGCTGATGGCGAAGCTTCCAGTGGAAGAGGCACTCAAACCGGGTCTGGTGAAGAGGATCGTGACATATTTCCGTACGGCCGCGCCGCTGGTCGAGTGGCTGAATCGCCCGCTCATCGCGGCCCCGAAAGAGAATCGGCCGCTGTTGTTTGGCCTGTATTGA
- a CDS encoding L,D-transpeptidase family protein — protein sequence MRSSPLSRTAGRKGLNPDDYDASLWPQRLEALKTSSGDPGALAEFDVALTVGAMRYISDLHIGRINPKHFKFGIDVQQKLYDLPSFLAQNIINSTDVPGALSKVEPQYDGYRRTAAALQTYLQLASIYPAGALPEAAKTVAPGDNYTGVEQLIQRLQLLGDMPRDAGASNQPDSENSAIYTGPVVDGVKHFQIRHGITPDGKLGSETMRQLNTPISTRITQLSDSLERWRWLPESFSPLPVAVNIPEFVLRVFNPDHKIALRMNVVVGRALRTETPVFAEEMKYIVFRPYWNVPPSIARGETIPSIQKNPHYLAQKGFEITDQSGRVITSDAVSAEVLAQLRAGKLMVRQRPGPANALGLIKFIFPNTNNVYLHSTPAPQLFSQSRRDFSHGCIRVQEPAELAAFLLKGQPNWTLDAVNAAMQSGPDNRQVNLPTPVPVVIGYFTAFVEEDGQVHFFSDIYGHDKSLNAVLAKGPPYP from the coding sequence TTGCGGTCATCGCCGCTCTCGAGAACAGCCGGCAGAAAGGGCCTGAATCCTGACGACTACGATGCTTCGCTCTGGCCGCAGCGGCTGGAGGCGTTGAAAACTTCGTCCGGCGACCCTGGCGCGCTCGCAGAATTCGATGTGGCGCTCACCGTCGGCGCGATGCGCTACATCTCCGATTTGCATATCGGGCGGATCAATCCTAAACATTTCAAGTTCGGCATCGATGTTCAGCAGAAGCTCTACGACCTGCCCTCCTTTCTCGCGCAAAACATCATCAATTCCACGGATGTGCCCGGCGCGCTGAGCAAGGTTGAACCGCAGTACGACGGCTATCGGCGCACCGCAGCGGCCCTGCAGACCTATCTTCAGCTTGCCTCCATCTATCCCGCTGGCGCGTTGCCGGAAGCGGCCAAAACGGTTGCGCCGGGGGACAACTATACGGGAGTCGAGCAGCTAATTCAGCGCCTGCAATTGTTGGGCGACATGCCGCGCGACGCGGGCGCCTCCAACCAGCCGGATTCGGAAAACTCTGCCATCTATACCGGACCGGTGGTCGACGGTGTGAAACATTTCCAGATCCGCCACGGCATCACTCCTGACGGCAAGCTGGGCAGCGAGACCATGCGCCAGCTGAACACGCCGATTTCGACCCGAATCACTCAACTTAGCGATTCGCTGGAGCGCTGGCGCTGGCTGCCCGAGAGCTTCTCGCCGCTGCCGGTCGCCGTCAATATCCCGGAGTTCGTGCTGCGCGTCTTCAACCCCGATCACAAGATCGCCTTGCGCATGAATGTGGTCGTCGGTCGCGCGCTCCGCACCGAGACCCCGGTCTTTGCCGAGGAGATGAAATACATCGTCTTCCGTCCCTACTGGAACGTGCCGCCTAGCATCGCGCGCGGTGAGACCATTCCCTCCATCCAGAAGAATCCTCACTACCTCGCTCAGAAGGGCTTTGAGATCACCGATCAAAGTGGCCGCGTCATTACCAGCGATGCAGTCAGCGCCGAAGTCCTCGCTCAGCTGCGCGCCGGCAAACTCATGGTGCGGCAGAGACCAGGGCCGGCGAACGCCCTCGGTCTCATCAAGTTCATCTTCCCCAACACCAACAATGTCTACCTGCACAGCACCCCGGCGCCCCAGCTCTTTTCGCAGTCTCGCCGGGACTTCAGTCATGGATGCATCCGCGTCCAAGAGCCCGCCGAGCTCGCCGCCTTCCTGCTCAAGGGCCAACCCAACTGGACCCTCGACGCGGTCAACGCCGCCATGCAGTCCGGTCCCGACAATCGGCAAGTCAACCTGCCTACTCCGGTTCCCGTCGTGATCGGCTACTTCACTGCCTTCGTCGAAGAGGATGGACAAGTCCACTTCTTCAGCGACATCTACGGGCATGACAAGTCGCTGAATGCCGTGCTAGCCAAGGGACCGCCCTATCCCTAG
- a CDS encoding cobalamin-independent methionine synthase II family protein, whose amino-acid sequence MTIRTEAIGSIPRPQELIDTIIGHQAGRLGREALDAAYAEALRDTIERLEETGSPVLTDGEQTKPSFATYPLSGLKNLAPDGVAIPFADGHVRRLPRLTAGPFRYGVHAAEYLAAAQKYTKRPVKQAVISASALSLLYPEDGVPGYSRELFLADLIHEAETDIRGALEQGAAAVQIDFTEGRLSLKLDPTGGLLRSFVELNNQVLDRFSAEERLKIGVHVCPGGDQDSTHSADVDYSELLPLLFEMRVGRFYLQMASEPDKKRILRLISQLARPEHLIFIGVIDPIDPVVETAQQVRDRVVEAAFFIPGKQLGTTDDCGFAPFGDDVSTSREKAFAKIKARVAGTELAARELGF is encoded by the coding sequence ATGACGATTCGAACTGAAGCCATTGGCAGTATTCCTCGTCCGCAGGAGTTGATTGACACGATCATCGGGCATCAGGCTGGCCGGCTGGGGCGTGAGGCGCTGGATGCGGCCTATGCCGAGGCATTGCGCGATACGATTGAGCGGTTGGAAGAGACGGGCTCTCCGGTGCTGACGGATGGAGAACAGACCAAGCCCAGTTTCGCCACGTATCCGCTTAGCGGACTCAAGAACCTTGCTCCCGACGGGGTGGCAATCCCTTTTGCAGATGGGCATGTGCGCCGGCTTCCGAGATTGACCGCGGGACCGTTTCGCTATGGCGTGCATGCGGCGGAATACCTGGCGGCGGCGCAGAAGTATACGAAGCGGCCAGTGAAACAGGCGGTGATTTCGGCGTCGGCGTTGAGCTTGCTTTATCCCGAAGATGGAGTGCCGGGGTATTCGCGGGAGTTGTTTCTGGCTGATTTGATCCATGAGGCGGAGACTGACATTCGCGGAGCTTTGGAACAGGGCGCAGCGGCGGTGCAGATCGACTTCACCGAGGGGCGGCTGTCGCTGAAGCTCGATCCGACGGGTGGGCTGCTGCGGAGTTTTGTCGAGCTTAATAACCAGGTGCTGGACCGGTTTTCGGCAGAGGAGCGGCTGAAGATCGGGGTGCATGTGTGCCCGGGCGGCGATCAGGACTCGACCCATAGCGCCGATGTGGACTACTCGGAGCTGCTGCCGCTGTTGTTCGAGATGCGGGTAGGGCGATTCTATCTGCAGATGGCGAGCGAACCGGACAAGAAGCGAATCTTGCGGCTGATCAGTCAATTGGCGAGGCCGGAACACTTGATATTCATTGGGGTGATCGATCCGATTGATCCGGTGGTGGAGACGGCGCAGCAGGTGCGCGACCGGGTGGTCGAGGCTGCATTCTTTATCCCGGGGAAGCAGTTGGGCACGACCGACGACTGCGGCTTCGCTCCCTTTGGGGACGATGTTTCCACCTCGCGCGAAAAGGCCTTCGCGAAGATCAAGGCGCGGGTGGCGGGTACGGAGCTGGCGGCGCGGGAGCTCGGATTCTGA
- a CDS encoding PadR family transcriptional regulator, translating into MENSEGGSDKITEIYENLRFELRRGSLILAVLAQLRTERYGYTLRKALAEDGLDIDESTLYPLLRRLETQGLLSSQWREEGKRNKRFYQLSDDGRQVLKLLLKEWRAINASLGKIVGEE; encoded by the coding sequence ATGGAAAACAGTGAAGGCGGCAGCGACAAGATTACGGAAATCTACGAAAACCTGCGGTTCGAACTGCGCCGGGGATCCTTGATTCTCGCCGTGCTGGCCCAGCTAAGGACAGAGCGCTATGGGTACACCTTGCGCAAAGCTCTCGCCGAAGATGGCCTGGATATCGACGAGAGCACGCTCTACCCCTTGCTCAGGAGGCTGGAGACTCAAGGCCTGCTCAGCAGCCAGTGGCGGGAAGAAGGCAAACGCAATAAGCGTTTCTATCAGTTATCGGATGACGGCAGGCAAGTTTTAAAACTGCTGCTCAAAGAGTGGCGAGCAATCAACGCGTCGTTAGGCAAGATTGTCGGCGAGGAATAG
- a CDS encoding ABC transporter ATP-binding protein → MATAIEIAGGFQSRVPNRSFAGGAAVARVAGVSKSYGSVQALREVELSIHAGEVVALLGPNGAGKSTLVKLLLGLASPTLGRVSVFGGDPKDTVTRERVGSMMQVGGVPATMKVREHIDLFSSYYPKPLLMTDVIELAGLQGIEQRQFGELSGGQKQRVLFALALCGDPDLLFLDEPTVGLDVEARRGFWDQIRRLAARGKTVLLTTHYLEEADALADRVVVINKGSIVAEGTPASIKASTAGKKIRVVTRMTLSSIERMAGVVSVSYDREAVEIQTSAAEATLRELLAADGEVSGLEVSNAGIEEAFLALTK, encoded by the coding sequence ATGGCGACGGCGATAGAGATTGCTGGCGGATTCCAAAGCAGGGTTCCCAATCGAAGCTTTGCCGGCGGCGCGGCGGTTGCGCGCGTGGCTGGGGTGAGCAAGAGCTATGGGAGCGTTCAGGCGCTGCGCGAAGTGGAGCTCTCGATCCACGCAGGTGAAGTCGTGGCGCTGCTGGGGCCGAATGGCGCTGGCAAGTCGACGCTGGTGAAGCTGCTGCTGGGACTCGCTTCTCCAACGCTGGGACGGGTCTCGGTCTTTGGTGGAGATCCGAAAGATACGGTGACGCGAGAGCGCGTCGGCTCGATGATGCAAGTCGGTGGAGTGCCCGCGACGATGAAAGTCCGGGAGCATATCGACTTATTCTCAAGTTACTATCCGAAGCCTCTTTTGATGACGGATGTTATCGAGTTAGCCGGGTTGCAGGGGATCGAGCAACGGCAGTTCGGCGAGCTGTCGGGTGGACAAAAGCAGCGGGTCTTGTTCGCACTCGCGCTGTGTGGCGATCCCGATCTGCTTTTCCTCGACGAACCTACAGTGGGCCTGGATGTGGAGGCGCGGCGTGGTTTCTGGGACCAGATTCGCCGCCTGGCGGCGCGCGGCAAGACGGTGCTGCTGACGACCCATTACCTCGAAGAGGCCGATGCGCTGGCCGACCGGGTGGTGGTGATCAACAAGGGTTCTATCGTCGCTGAGGGTACGCCCGCGAGCATCAAGGCGAGCACGGCGGGGAAGAAGATCCGCGTGGTCACGCGGATGACGCTGAGCTCGATCGAGCGCATGGCTGGCGTGGTGAGCGTGAGCTACGATCGGGAGGCAGTCGAGATACAGACGTCGGCGGCGGAGGCGACCTTGCGGGAGTTACTGGCTGCCGATGGTGAGGTATCCGGTTTGGAGGTAAGCAATGCCGGGATTGAAGAGGCTTTTCTGGCGTTGACGAAGTAG
- a CDS encoding ABC transporter permease, producing MSSSVVIAPREGKRSFDKVVGIYWKEAKYEFLKYWRMPVYSLSVILFPAMFYTLFGLILNRDLSGGHKEAATYLLATMGCYGVIGVALFGFGVGVAMERGQGWLQVKRASPMPVAAYFTGRVAMCLIFSLIVFLMLFTLGSLFGGVHLTGLQVMALMATLVLGSIPFCSFGLAIGYFARPNSAPSIVNMLYLPLSFFSGLWMPIGVFPTVLQKVAVALPPYHLGQLALHMVGFPGRGDVHTHINVLIGFALICLGAAMLGFRRDEGKLYG from the coding sequence ATGTCGAGCTCGGTTGTGATTGCGCCGCGGGAAGGAAAGCGTTCGTTTGACAAGGTGGTTGGGATTTACTGGAAGGAAGCCAAATACGAGTTCCTCAAGTATTGGCGGATGCCGGTTTATTCGCTCTCGGTCATCTTGTTTCCTGCCATGTTCTATACACTCTTTGGACTGATCCTGAACCGCGACTTATCCGGCGGACATAAAGAGGCTGCGACCTATCTGCTGGCTACTATGGGCTGCTATGGGGTGATCGGCGTTGCGCTGTTTGGATTTGGAGTGGGAGTGGCGATGGAGCGAGGCCAGGGATGGCTCCAGGTCAAGCGGGCCAGCCCGATGCCGGTAGCCGCTTATTTCACCGGCCGCGTGGCGATGTGCCTGATCTTCAGCCTTATTGTGTTCTTGATGCTCTTCACACTGGGAAGCTTGTTCGGCGGGGTCCACCTCACCGGCTTGCAAGTCATGGCATTGATGGCGACGCTGGTGCTGGGATCGATTCCTTTTTGCTCCTTCGGTCTGGCCATCGGCTACTTTGCCAGGCCCAATTCGGCGCCATCTATTGTCAACATGCTATATCTTCCGCTTTCTTTCTTTTCGGGACTTTGGATGCCAATCGGCGTGTTCCCCACCGTACTGCAGAAGGTGGCAGTGGCGCTTCCGCCTTATCATCTCGGACAGCTGGCATTGCACATGGTTGGTTTTCCTGGCCGTGGGGATGTTCATACTCACATCAATGTATTGATTGGGTTCGCTTTGATTTGCCTTGGTGCGGCGATGCTTGGCTTCCGGAGGGATGAAGGGAAGCTATATGGCTGA
- a CDS encoding sensor histidine kinase, protein MRLVPKNNGMGWATYALLGYLGFFLIDPILDHAGAVTWVWTGLGLLLFLVLYFTLFWLCGWKSVVCAFAVALLGVAYLPSNGGASCFFIYAASFLAFEEKAATSFKYIGGIAALLAVELYILHRPPVAWFVDIGLVIMIGLLNVYFSQHGRAQKKLIRAQEEIEHLAKIAERERIARDLHDVLGHTLSVIVLKSELASKLLEVDPGRAKAEMVDVEQTARHALAEVRQAIGGYRSNGLTAELAQARATLETAGIKVECEQTPVTLPATQESVLSLAVREAVTNVVRHADAARCRLELRAADGVCRLSIQDDGRGGSQQEGNGLTGMRERVEALGGTLRRETKGGTRLHITVPLGTEAGHA, encoded by the coding sequence ATGAGGTTAGTGCCCAAAAACAACGGCATGGGGTGGGCGACCTACGCGTTACTCGGCTACCTGGGGTTCTTCCTCATCGATCCGATCTTAGACCATGCTGGAGCGGTCACCTGGGTGTGGACCGGATTAGGTTTGCTGCTCTTCCTGGTGCTCTATTTCACGCTCTTTTGGCTCTGCGGATGGAAATCTGTGGTTTGCGCCTTTGCAGTGGCGCTATTAGGCGTCGCCTATCTGCCCTCGAACGGCGGGGCTTCGTGCTTTTTCATCTATGCCGCTTCATTCCTTGCTTTTGAAGAGAAGGCAGCTACATCGTTCAAATATATCGGCGGGATCGCCGCCCTGCTTGCCGTCGAGCTCTACATCCTCCATCGTCCGCCCGTGGCATGGTTTGTCGATATCGGGTTAGTGATAATGATCGGGCTGCTGAACGTTTATTTTTCTCAGCACGGCCGGGCCCAGAAAAAGCTGATTCGCGCTCAGGAGGAGATTGAGCATCTCGCGAAGATCGCAGAGCGGGAGCGAATTGCCCGCGATTTGCATGATGTTCTGGGTCATACGCTGTCGGTCATCGTGCTGAAGTCGGAATTGGCCTCGAAGCTGCTGGAGGTGGATCCGGGCAGAGCAAAGGCTGAGATGGTGGACGTTGAGCAGACGGCCCGGCACGCGCTGGCAGAGGTCCGGCAAGCAATCGGCGGATACCGTTCAAATGGATTGACGGCAGAGTTGGCGCAGGCGCGAGCAACTCTGGAAACGGCGGGGATCAAGGTTGAGTGTGAACAGACTCCGGTAACTCTGCCTGCGACGCAGGAGAGTGTCCTATCGCTGGCGGTACGTGAAGCGGTCACCAACGTGGTGCGCCACGCAGACGCAGCGCGATGCCGCCTGGAGTTGCGAGCCGCGGACGGGGTCTGCCGATTATCCATTCAGGACGACGGCCGTGGAGGCTCGCAGCAGGAAGGCAATGGACTAACGGGCATGCGTGAGCGGGTCGAGGCGTTAGGGGGAACGCTGCGCCGCGAAACGAAAGGTGGCACCCGGCTCCACATTACCGTGCCTTTAGGAACCGAGGCCGGCCACGCGTGA